GTATTTTCAGATAGCCTAAGCAGGACAATACAGAGAAAAACTGGTTAAGAGGGTAGGTAACTATATCACCTGATGAAAATAGCTCATTTTGGTTTTGCCTAGGTTGTTCTTTAAAATGCATTACATAAGTACTTCTCAAAAGTGTTttatatcaaaaataaatcaacatttaaaataaacattagaaTTAAAGTATACAATGCCCATCTATCAGAGCAGTGAAACAAGTTATCCAAGGAAGTAGAAGCCAGGTCTTCTATATCCCTAGCTAATATTCTTTCTACCACCTCACCTGCTACCATTAAAGCCAAGTATGAGGGGCTAAAGAGGTGATGGCTCaccaattaagagcactggttgatcttccaaaggacccacgttcagttcctagcacccacatggtagctcacaaccatctgtaactccagttccagggaatcaaacaccctcttctaacATCTGCAGCTACCAGGCTATACATGTGGTGTCCATacacatgaaggaaggaagggagggagggagggagggagggagggagggagggattttAAATAAAGGGGAGGGGCTACAGTggtagttcagcagttaagagcacttgttcttgcagaagacccaagttcagttcccagcacatagTAGAAGAGCATAACCATCTCTatcactctagttccaggggatccaacatctttTGACCTCTGCTGGTACCAGGCAGGTACACAGtgcaatacatacatgcaggcaaaagtcacatatgtataaaataaaataatccgaaagaaaaaaaactttttaaatagagTATCAGGGGCTAGGGTTTAGCACAGTGATAAAATCCTAGCCTACAAGCACTTGgcccccaacacacaaaaaataaaaataacttaattaACAAGGACAAATAAAGCCAAGCAATAGCATCTGTGGTCTAGAAGAAATGTATACTTATAAATTATGAACCTACTCTAAGTACTTAACTAAAGAGTCAGTTCACTAGCTTCATTCAAGCATACTTCCTCAACACAAGACAACTGTCAAATACTATTAACTGAACAAACTCTTACTTTTAAGAATACTgtgaagaggggctggagagatggctcagcagttaagagcactgtttgctcttccagaggaccaaggttcaattcccagcacctacatagcagttcacaactgtctgtagttccagttccaggggatctgacaccctcagacagacatgtgggcagacaaaacaccaatgcatataaaataaaaataaataaataatttaaaaaattaaagaaaaaaaagaataagtactATGGAGAGCTGGATGTGATGGTACATGCTTTAATCCCACAatttgggacacagaggcaggtgaatctgtgaaTCTGAGGGCAATCAGAGATAACAGTgagactgtgcacacacacacatctgggaTTAAAAAGAATAGTTATAAATACTGGTAAACTCAGGTTGAGAGAAGTGGTAAGATAAGGATGATCGACTCTGTGTACAAAATAAGTCTTACCTCTCACTTGATGTACAGGAATTAACTTGCCAGCTAGCATATCATAGACATAAAGAACCTTGCTGTGCATACTTGTGGCTAAAAGCTCCTCTCCATTAGCACTGAAACAAGCCTTAAAGATTGGAAACTTTTCCAAATAGATGCTCTGGATTTTAGGGTTTGTTTTGCCATCAACCTGTAAGAAAGTACAAATGTTTTCTTTGGTTATTTCCACAGATCCTGTGTTCTGGTAGTGAACACTTTCACTACATGActtcatttagaaattcataCCTGAAATAGTGAGATGGCATTATCTACCCCAGAGACCATCACGACCTGTGCACCAGGATGGAACTGCACTGATGAGATCCGAGCAGTGGTAGGCCGTTCAGCATTGGCAGGCCGGCAGTTCTTCATCTGTGGAAATACAAAGCTGGAATTTTATCAATTGGGTTAGCATTGCTTACAGTAAAAGTCCTCAACTTGTGAGTCATGGCCCCTTTCGGGGCAAACAAGCCTTTCACAGGGTTTACATACCatatatcctacatatcagatattcattacaattcataacagtagcaaaattacagttatgaagtagcaagataAAATTAAGTTTGGTGGGGGATCACCCCAACACAAGGTACtgaattaaagggttgcagcattaggaaggttaagaacctctgtcttagagaaaaaagaaaaaacattgtttataaTGCAGAAGAACTGAACAGTTGGACACTAGCAGTGCCTAAGGAAGGCACAGACAGAAGAAAGCAAGGACAGGgttcaaaggaaagaaaggaccCAGTATATTTAAGAAACACAAAGGCCTATATGGGCCTGAGATAAAGGAGGTCTGAGATGAAGCTAAAGATGTGGGTATAATAAGAAAGACCATgggctgggcagaggtggtgcacgcctttaatcccacttgggaggcagaggcaggcagatctgtgagtttgaggccagtctggtctacagagtgagttccaggacaggcaccaaaactacacggagaaaccctgtctggaaaaaaaagaaagaccatgAAGGACACTGTAGACCATGACAGAAATACAGAGGGTTTAAAAAGCAAGTGAAAGTGATATGAcctgaaactatttttaaaagctccctctaggggctggggaaatggctcagtggttaagagtatacAGTATTCctacagaggatccaagttcaaatcCAAGATCTAGCACTCCTATCAAATAGCTCAgagccacttgtaactccagctcccatgATCAAATGCCCTTCTCTGGCGGGACTGGTATCTGCACTCCCATGCACATATCCCGATATACACAGGTAAGTAAATAAAAGCTCCCTCTAGTATTACTATATTAAGAATAGTTCACAGGATGAGGTACGGTGGATGTGGAGAGCCAGTCACCTAACCACTGACGCAGGCTGACTGAGAtggcagcagcaggagactgCTACCAATGGaaatgacaaagaaaccaaatagGATTCTAGAAGTACTTAAGTAGGACATACTTAAGTAGCTCTCCATCATctctgcaaaagaaaagaaaaacctaacaAATATTaaagcaaataacaacaaaaaccctagcCCAACGTACAAGCAGTATCCATACTTGCACAATTTAGGAAGCAGAATGGATTTCAGTAACTGGATAGGTCCAACTTCAACAACTCTCACCTTCAAGATGCCTCTTGGAAGAGAAGTGGATGTGGATATGAAATTTCCAGTCCTTTGCAACAAatcatcttcatcctcttcacTTTCAtctaagtcaaataaacccaCAGGCTCATCTTTAGAATCAATCAGAAGGccctttcctaacccaaacttcTCTAGTTACAAGTCCAACTCCCATCCTAGCTTTACAACCTCAACTGCTTTTCGAGCTGAAAATGGTAAAATCAAAACACAGTGAAAGACAAAAAGATGACACAGCACTTTATATATATGGCTAAAATTAAAGCTTAACTGGGAAGACGACTCACACAGATGGTTACTAAGATGAAAGGAGATCAAGTTTAAATAAAGTCAGCGTTTCATTTAAAAAGAGCAACTCATAATTACGGCAAAATTAGCAACAGGGTAGACAGAGATACAGCCTAACACCACAGTGGAAAAAGAAAGATCAGTGCCAGCCAACTGTACAAGCACCTCAATAAGGAATAACAGGATGGCTAAgcgggcaaaggcacttgccaccaagcctaacaaccaGTTTGATGCTCAGGCCCCACATGATGGAATGAGAGAACTGGCTGCCACAAGCcatctgagttcagggccagcataAGCTACATGAGaatctgtcaaagaaaaaaaaaaaaaaaaaaccaaatggaaATTCTAGAACTAAAAAGCACAGTAATTAAATTTAGCCTTCAATGGATGTTAACAGTGTCCCAAAATTAGCTGACAGATCCAAAAATACAGATGGCGtgaacattccagaggcagaggcaggcagatcactgtaagctcaaggccagcttggtctacatagctcACTCAAGAGTTACCTGACAAAATCCTGTCTAAAGCATGCTTGAGTAGCATCTATCATTTCCAGGTGAAACCAATAAAAAGATGTTAAGAGCTTCCCAAGTAAGTGTGAGGCTACACCAGACTTTATAAATGTCAATTCTAAGTTTTGTAACTGTGAACACAAATCAGATCTTGATGAAGCCATCTGTACTTATAGTATCTAAACTCGGAGGGTCTAAACTAGAAAACATTTAATAACACAAGCTAGTCTTAAATCCTGCAGTTCTTTTACGTTATCATCTGGGCTCCACTGACAGACACCCCATTTCTGGATGGACAGCTAGATTAGTTAGAGGTGTCTTCAGAAGGGGCTCTGAATGAAGTATTACTCATTTTTCCTTAATCCTATGTCATAAAACAACACAGGCCTGTAAAGACAGAAACAATCCATTCCCCCTCTCATTTCCCTTACAGTAAGTAATATGCTACAGGTTGACTATCCCTCATCTGAAATGCTTAGGTCAGAGGTACTCTGGAGCACAGACTTGGAGTACCTGCAAGTACATGATAAGGTAACTCAGGAATGACCCAAAGCTAAACATGAAGCTCATTTCTTTTAGACCACCATTCACATGTTGCCTGATGGTCATTATAATGATACTTCCAGTAACTCTGTGCATGATacagtttcactgtgtagaaTTCCCCACTCCTGGCTTCAAAAAGCCAGTGCTCCAGAAGTTTCAGACTTGAGAGCTCCAAAAGTTTCAGATTCTAAAACATTTCAAGTATCAGTCTAGGGATATTCAACCTGTGTTGAATAAGCCTATACTATCAAaaacacttcatttttaaaagcttgggaaaatttcaataaaagcaaaaagaaagggaCTTACTAGCTCACAGACATCAACACTCACCATCTGAAGATTTTCTCCGCTTGCTCCCAGTCTCTGCCCAATCAGGTACTCCTCCCATGGCATGCTGGAAtctgagaggaaaaacaaaaatgttgtgGTAACACTGCTGAATGTTCAGACTCTATATAGATCTTGGCACCCTGTAGAGCATACACAGAATCTCTTCCAAAATTAGTGTCTTTACTCACACAGCATGGTCCCAAACTCTCTGTACTGGAAATTCAGGAACCTCTGCCCACTGAAATCAGCATTGGCTACAGTGCACTCAATCTATATTTGTTGTTAAATTTACATCTAATTACATGGCTATCCTGTTTGTTCTTATCAGTTCATCCTACATTTCTGGAACTATGTAGTTAATTGTGGTTATAAACTAATGCCAGAATACAGAGATACATGAAAACCACATCTAAGAGGAGTAGTCTGAAAACAAATGACTTAGAATATACAAAACCTCCTCAGGGCTggtcggtggtggtgcatacctttaatcccagcactcgagaggcagagccaggtggatctctgtgagttagaggccaacctggtctacagagtgagatccaggacaggcaccaaaaccacacagagaaactgtctggggggggggggggggacacggacGGACACCCACCTCCTCAGTCTCATTCAGGCCCAGTGATATAAGCCTGTGATGCCAACTGCTTGCGGGGGCTACGGAAGAGGATATTACGTTTGAAGCCTGCCAGCATGACAGAGGGAATTCAAGGTGCCCTCCTGGTCAACTTAGGAAGAGTCCATatcaaaataaagaaggaagggggGCAGAAATACAGCAGTATAGCACTTACCTAGCAAGCCCTTAAGTTTCAATCAccatagtaatttttaaaaacactaactaggccagggatggtggcacacactaatcccaggacttagaggctgagacaggagtttgaggccagcctagtctacatagcaaggtccgggatagccaggactacagaaagagaccctgtctcaaaaagctaaaacatacatacatacatacatacatacatacatacatacatacatacataaacagacagacagatagataaatgctatatttagatttttattattaaagtccTAATGTGAACAGGACCTTGAGCTCAATCCCTAACACCACACAAAAATAGGTGTAGTGCcaaaacacctgtaatcccaccacttggaaaatggagacagaagatcaaagttcaagatcatcaacagctatatagtgagtctgagaccagcctgagctataagagactgggggtgaggggatccTTTGGGCTGGCTATCAGAAGTAATAGTACTCGACACCAAGCCTAAGTTTAATCCCTGGAATCcatatggaggaaggagagaactgactccagaaagttgtctgcTGACCTCTCACATACAATAGTGTACatatttttttaacaagaaaaaatagTGAAGtcaaaaaaaagtaataaagtatGCTGGTTTAGATTATTAGTCTAATAGAGAACTTAATATTGACTGGTCAGCTACTAATTTCTTAGATATGACACTATAAATATGCAAGAAAATCTCCGTCATCTTGTGGTGACGGGTGCACACTGAGGAATTCAGGCATTAAGTACACATTACCCACAGCGTACTCTCACACTGATCCCGAACATTCAAATActcaaataaaaaaagcaaataggGTAAAAGGATTATTTTAAATTGAATCCAATTGTAAAATAAGTACttacatttttgtaatttttcGTATTCTGGTGAAAGGCAAGCATTGTGGTGTTTACCAGTAACTGCAGTACTTagtagactgaggcaggagaacccaGAGTCTTACAATGAGAGCCTTGTCTCAGAGGAAAAGGGTTTGGACAGAACTGACTTACATACAAATGAATGAGCACGGTACCAGTATTACTGACTATATTTAAGTGGTAGCATTTCAAACTTGGTTTTTTCTTCCCCCACTTCAAATTACCTTTGTTTGTTGTATTCTCTGCCATAAACACTTGCACAAAAATCACCCAGCAAGTTGCCTACTTTTTCATGGTATATGTGATTATCCGAAAAGCTGTTCCAAAGAGAAACAAGTGACTGTTTATACACCTCTTGGTAAACCACAGAAAAAAGGATACTTACTCCTCTTTAAGTCTCTTCTGAAGCTTCTCTTTAGAAAGTTTACTTTCGCTGGCATTTTTCATTATATCTTTCCGAAACCGATTGTTCATCATGTCAACTCTGTGAAATACAGAACAAGCATATTTTAAATGATCTGCAAAGAGCCATCACGAAATGCTGCTGCTGCCTTTAGTATTCTGAAGGAACATTTACTAAAATAGTGAAGTTAAAGAATGTAAGATGTGGAGTGTTTTATACACATGTTCTCCATTCTTCCTCCTGAGTCTCTCGTATACTCTGGAGAGCTAACATTTACGAAAACTCATCCTAAACTATCTAGACACATTTCAGGTCACTCTCTACAATATCCCAGGCAAGTCAAATATACAAAAAGCAAACCATCAAATACTGCCTGTATTTTATAAGCAAACAACAGtctaataaaatgcattttactgttaaaaaacaaaagtacaaTGAATCAAAAGATTCAAAGATCTGACTATGTAAAACTTGAAAATCTCTGTACATAAGAAAGGTGAAAGAAAGCATGcacagaccctgggttcaataaataaaagtttgaaaTTTTTAGTATGTAAGAAATCTGAGACACTAAGATCTCTAATCAACAAAGATAATAGAGAACATGCATAATACGTATAACTAGTATCAATTTCCCTAACACAATTTAAGTAGGGTTATTTTCCTATCATCAAACTTTAGATAGAAAAAAGTCAAACTTAAAATGAGTGTGCAGTATACACTCATATAATATGGTGCACTAGctttatttatgtgaagccttcaCTGAGTTTCAGGCACCATGCTAAAAATTCTACATGCATCATATAATCCAAACGGCCTTCTGCTACAGTCACTATTCTGAcactcattttacaaatgaagaggTAGATTCCAAACTTGTCCGTGGTAGTCAGGAACCATCCAGTTAGGAAGGCAAGCTAAGATCCAACTCCACTGTCACTTAAGCAGTCTATCCTGCACACAGAGacaaggaaacaacacctttctCACAGATGCAGAACTATGAACCACCCTTTTCCTACACTTCCAAATGTTCTTCAATTCTTCATATACTTTCCAAGACAGTGACTTGTAAAAATCTAGAGGTTAACTTTAAATTGTCCAGAGGGATTCTGAGAGGAATGGGTGACTTACATTTCctcatcttcatcatcttcatcCACCCAAACTGGCTGCTTCTTCTGAGGAGCAAGATTATCGTCTGCTTCATCTTCCACTTCAGAGTCTTCTGAGCTTTCACGTAGTTGACCCTATGGAGACACAGCATCTTCAAGCCACTGCGATTCTCCTGTGGGGAGGTGGCAGACACCCCCACCTGAGACTTGGATGGCTTGTAGAATGTTTTGCTTTCCTGGTCTGCTGATGAAATAATGTGATGGAATACCATCGTAGCACATTCTGAAGGAGAAGGCAGGAAAGGAGATCAGAACCATCAGGGGGCAGGAGAGGCAGGATGAGCAGCCAAGGAGGGCCAAACACACTGAAAGGAAAAGACCACAGTAGACCAGGGGAAAAGGTAAGTGGACAGGTCAAGAACAAACATCTGAACTTCAACTACGACAGAACCCAGAGCCATCTAAAATCCCACACAACATAATCATAACAAGGATCTCTGTTCTGTGTGCTTGGTCTCAACCTCCTTAAAACTTTACACCACAGCCAAAACTAAACCtagccccccgcccccacactcacacacaatccCCTTGAAATGAGCTGGGCTTTCCCCCAACCCACACCAGTGTCCAAGAAGTCAAGCACAGGATCCACCAGCACTACTGAGGTAGTAAGATCGAAGCCTACCACAGGATGACTTTCTGATACAGAACGGCCACACAGCTCGGAAAGTAACTgttctccacctcccaaaggagACTGCTACATCCTTCCATTCAAGCACCACGCCAAAGGTCAGCTTCATTCAGCAAATGCTGACATTCTTATTGAGGCGTTTTGTCACCCTATCTAAAGAGGCCACCGCATAATTTAACTCCCTTTcccaaatgttttaattttaacttgACTAGTCGTCTCCCTTGTTTTGCTACCACTACTAACACAAGCTCCAAGAGAGCTGGGTTTTTGTTGGCTTTCTCCATTGCTGTGTCTCCCCTCAAAGAGTGCCTAGTCCAATACCTGGGCCTCTCTCTACATTCGATGAGGGGCCAGGTGTAAAACAAAAGTAATGACAGCGCAAAATTTATCAATCACGAAGGATTTGCAATTGCTACGAAAGGCAAGCCTTCAAAAAACGTTAGAGACGAATACACTGGTCATTCTCAAAAGTTGGGCATGTGTATCACACGGAGAAATTGTTGAAATGCAGCTTTACGCCTTCTGCCCACGTATCGGTTCCATCCACGAAATGGAATCGCGACAAGCGATCAAACGGCCACCCCTGTGGTTCCCGCAGAGGGCACCCGAACCCGAAGATGCCCGACTCCGGTTTGCAGGCAACCTTCTTGCAAATCAAGCCGGCAGGCAATGGAGCGCCTGCTGGATGCGAAGTGCTGCGGCCCCTGTGGGGCGGAGAAAAAGGCAGCGTCTCCGCCCTCGCCAGCCCGCGGGAGAGCGCAGCGGTGCCACTCGGCGCCCGCGGTCGCCGGTCCCTCCCACCTGAGCGCTCGCCGCCGCAGGTCCCCCCAGGCTCCGCCCCCGGGGCCTCGCCTCCCGCTCCCGCCCGGCGCGCGGCGGGAGCGGGTGCCCGCTCCGCGCGAGCAGGCCTCCCTCACCCGCGAGCTCCGCAGCCGCCGCAGCAGCGCGTCCTCGTCGTCCTCGACGTCGCCGAAGACCAGCTGCTCCAGGCACCGCTCGGCGGCCGGCCTGTCGTCCTCGAGCGTCCGGCGGTTCCGCTGCCGAAGCcggctctcctcctcctcgtccgcCACCGCGGTGACCGCGCTAGGGGCCGCCCTCTGCCCGGCCTGCGGTGTCCGTTGGGATGAACGGGCGGCCTTTCGGGGCGTGCCGCCGCTCCCGGGTCTGGCTTTCCTCCCCGGCATCGCGCCGGCTCCCCGCTCCGGTTTCGTCCGGCTCCTGCGCTCCGGCGGCATCCTCAGGTCGGAGGAGAAACGCAGGCGTTCACGTGGAGCGCCACTGCGCATGTGCCGGGGCGTCTAGCTCGGCGCCGCAGCCCAGCCCGGGGGAGCCGGAAGGAGCCTGCGCCGCCTCGCGCCACGTGACCGGCGCTCGCGCGCTACGTCACTCCCACTCCGCTCGGCGGCCCCGCCCCGTGTGGGAGTTCCTCTGGGAAGGCCAATCTTCCGGGTGTAGGGGGAAGCGGCGTGACTGGAGTGGAAAATTTTCCCAGCCCAACTTCTCAGAGGCAACATATTGGAAGGGACTCCCGGGGGCCGGAGTGCCAATGAAAGCGGCTGGAAGAAACTTCTCCTCCTGCTGACTCTGGGGCCCCCACGCCTTGCCGCGAGCCCTCGTTACCTCGTCGCCTGCTGGTTTTGGTACGGTCCTTGGAGTACGGAGCCTGCAGAGGGTCCCACGCTGGAGGGGCGAGAGGAGGGTACGTGGGGAAGTGGGCCAATCGGG
This Peromyscus maniculatus bairdii isolate BWxNUB_F1_BW_parent chromosome 8, HU_Pman_BW_mat_3.1, whole genome shotgun sequence DNA region includes the following protein-coding sequences:
- the Utp18 gene encoding U3 small nucleolar RNA-associated protein 18 homolog; its protein translation is MRSGAPRERLRFSSDLRMPPERRSRTKPERGAGAMPGRKARPGSGGTPRKAARSSQRTPQAGQRAAPSAVTAVADEEEESRLRQRNRRTLEDDRPAAERCLEQLVFGDVEDDEDALLRRLRSSRGQLRESSEDSEVEDEADDNLAPQKKQPVWVDEDDEDEEIVDMMNNRFRKDIMKNASESKLSKEKLQKRLKEEFQHAMGGVPDWAETGSKRRKSSDDESEEDEDDLLQRTGNFISTSTSLPRGILKMKNCRPANAERPTTARISSVQFHPGAQVVMVSGVDNAISLFQVDGKTNPKIQSIYLEKFPIFKACFSANGEELLATSMHSKVLYVYDMLAGKLIPVHQVRGLKEKIVKRFEVSPDGSFLLISGIAGFSHLLSMKTKELIGSMKINGRIAASTFSSDSKRIYTSSGNGEVYVWDVNSRKCVNRFLDEGSLYGLSIATSKNGQYVACGSKSGVVNIYSQDSCLQQTNPKPIKAIMNLVTGVTSLAFNPTTEILAVASRKMKEAVRLVHLPSCTVFSNFPVFKKSAVSRVQTMDFSPRGGYFALGNEQGKALLYRLHHYSDF